A window of Aquibium oceanicum genomic DNA:
GTTCGGGCGGACGGACGAGATGGGAGGCGACCTGGAGGTGGTGATCTACAATCCCTCGTCCCGGGTGCGCGGTCCGTTCGTCGACGTCGATCCGGGCGAGGTCCAGAAGGCGCTGCAGGTGACCGCCTTCGGCGCGTTTCTCGTGGCCCAGCAGGGAGCAAGGCGCATGCTGCCGCGCGGCAAGGGGACGATCCTGTTCACCGGTGCATCGGCCGGTGTGAAGGGCTATCCGCAGTCGGCATCCTTCGCGATGGGCAAGTTCGCGCTGCGCGGGCTGGCCCAGTCGATGGCACGCGAACTGCATCCGAAGGGCATCCATGTCGGCCACGTCGTCATCGACGGGGCGATCCGGAATCCCGGCCGCACCGAGCCGGCCGACAAGCCCCATTCCATGCTGGATCCGGATGCGATCGCCGAGACCTACATGCAGCTGATCGACCAGGACCGCAGTGCGTGGTCGTGGGAGGTTGAGGTGCGGCCTTGGGTGGAGACGTTCTGACCGCCCTGCCCTATTGCAGGCCGGCGGCGTCGACGATGCCACCGGAGCAGCCGGGGTCGGCGGTCGGGGCGGCGGTGGAGATGAGGTCGGAGAGGTTTGTCTCGTCGTCGATCTCGCCGGAGAGGCCGATGGTGATCTCGCCGATCAGTCGGCGCCCGTTCGACGGATCGGTCACGCAGGAGACCCGCACGCGCGATCCGGCTCCCGGCCCGAAAGCGGTGTCGAAGGCGGCGCGGATCTGTGTCGAGGTCAGCGAGGCACCGATCTTGCCAGCGAAGAGGTCGCGCACGGCCGAGGCGTTGAGGGAGCGCATCAGCGCCAACGAATCGGCGTAGTATTCCTCCATCGTCCCGCCGTGGCAGGTGCCGTGCTTGGTCCATTCGTGGCGTTCGAGCAGCGAGGCCGTCCCGGGCATGACCTTCGCCAGTTCCGCACGCGTCGCGGCCTCCAGGGTCACCTCCGGCAGGTCGCCCCAGCGGCCGGCGCGGTCGTCCTGCTCTGCATTTGCCGCCACGCCGCAGTAGATGTTGGAAAAGGGCTGCGGCCAGAGGCCGTGAAGGGCGAAATGGCTGGCATCGAAACGATCCGGCGTCTGTGTCCGGCATTCCCTAGTGTCTGGCCTAGTCTCGCAGAAACCCGGCTGCCAGCTCGCAGCCAGCAGGAACTCGACGCGCCGCGGCTGCCTTGCGTGTTCTTCCGGAGACGGCGGAGCTGACGCGGGAGATTTGTCGGCATGCACGCCGCAGCTCACGGCTACCCAGCGGCGATCGGGCTCGGCATCGGGGACGCGGATCAGGTAGTGGCTCGGCGGCTGCCTGTTGCCGGCCAGCATCTCGTAGGCCTGTCCAGCTTTCGTGGTCACACCGCCCGGATTGGCGCCGTTGCGGATCGATTGCGTGGCGGCGCATTCCCTTCCGGCGATGAACAGGCCGTCGAGACGCACCTCGGCATTTGCGGATGACGCAAGAAGAACGATCAGGGCGGCCAGGGCCTGAAGCCCGAACGCGCGCATGGCAGTCTCCCCCGGATTGCTTCGAGTTGCTTCATCCTAGACCGGAAACCAT
This region includes:
- a CDS encoding SDR family NAD(P)-dependent oxidoreductase → MSTALIVGVGDGLSASLARKLAARGMKLVLAARKVDKLEALAAETNGVTVSCDAANGEDVEALFGRTDEMGGDLEVVIYNPSSRVRGPFVDVDPGEVQKALQVTAFGAFLVAQQGARRMLPRGKGTILFTGASAGVKGYPQSASFAMGKFALRGLAQSMARELHPKGIHVGHVVIDGAIRNPGRTEPADKPHSMLDPDAIAETYMQLIDQDRSAWSWEVEVRPWVETF
- a CDS encoding ribonuclease T2 family protein, whose protein sequence is MRAFGLQALAALIVLLASSANAEVRLDGLFIAGRECAATQSIRNGANPGGVTTKAGQAYEMLAGNRQPPSHYLIRVPDAEPDRRWVAVSCGVHADKSPASAPPSPEEHARQPRRVEFLLAASWQPGFCETRPDTRECRTQTPDRFDASHFALHGLWPQPFSNIYCGVAANAEQDDRAGRWGDLPEVTLEAATRAELAKVMPGTASLLERHEWTKHGTCHGGTMEEYYADSLALMRSLNASAVRDLFAGKIGASLTSTQIRAAFDTAFGPGAGSRVRVSCVTDPSNGRRLIGEITIGLSGEIDDETNLSDLISTAAPTADPGCSGGIVDAAGLQ